One region of Chloroflexota bacterium genomic DNA includes:
- a CDS encoding trypsin-like peptidase domain-containing protein: MDRTAELIAKTRHLLPDLDELEEVLAEEPETIISRAFPVAESELRARGMLSRGIVPMEFNELDVATERERMRIVGAARRAVSKIRARGEDAVLEPDEANSYEAIVWMVGRPAILIQNGRFFPPPRGWETLEEVRASIEKTCQSVGRIEVSGHPLLDWIGTGFLVAEDVVMTNRHVAKEFCRLGESGHWVFELGMESRIDYVEELGALESAEYALTEVIGIHEEFDLALFRASHHSVQGEGPPEPLTIATEVPGAREGRKVYVVGYPEWDGRRNDPEVMRRIFNDVYGVKRLQPGEMREVFGDRPLFYHDCSTLGGNSGSCVVDLETNQVIGLHFSGRYLEANKAVALWALRNDPLIRQASVHFD, from the coding sequence ATGGACCGCACCGCAGAATTGATAGCGAAAACAAGGCATCTCTTGCCCGATCTCGATGAGTTGGAAGAGGTCCTGGCAGAAGAGCCGGAGACGATCATCTCTCGCGCTTTTCCTGTCGCTGAGTCCGAATTGCGGGCCCGTGGGATGCTATCGCGCGGTATTGTGCCAATGGAGTTCAATGAACTTGACGTGGCCACGGAACGGGAAAGAATGCGGATCGTCGGTGCGGCTCGGCGTGCGGTGAGCAAAATCCGCGCCAGGGGCGAGGACGCCGTACTCGAACCAGATGAGGCAAACAGTTATGAGGCTATCGTCTGGATGGTGGGTCGGCCCGCGATCTTGATTCAAAACGGCCGCTTCTTCCCGCCGCCTCGCGGATGGGAGACCCTGGAAGAGGTACGGGCCAGCATAGAGAAGACGTGCCAGAGCGTAGGTCGCATCGAGGTGTCTGGGCATCCATTGTTGGATTGGATCGGTACGGGATTCCTCGTCGCCGAAGACGTGGTGATGACCAACCGCCATGTGGCAAAGGAATTCTGCCGTTTGGGGGAGAGCGGACACTGGGTATTTGAACTGGGGATGGAGTCACGCATTGATTACGTCGAAGAACTGGGCGCTCTCGAATCTGCAGAGTACGCTCTCACAGAAGTGATTGGCATCCACGAGGAGTTTGATCTGGCGCTGTTTAGGGCATCCCACCACTCGGTTCAAGGAGAGGGGCCACCGGAGCCGCTTACCATCGCCACAGAAGTGCCGGGCGCGAGGGAGGGCCGCAAAGTCTATGTGGTGGGCTATCCAGAGTGGGACGGCCGCCGGAATGATCCCGAGGTCATGCGCCGCATTTTCAACGACGTCTACGGCGTCAAGCGTCTTCAGCCTGGTGAGATGCGAGAGGTGTTCGGTGATCGCCCTCTGTTTTACCACGATTGTTCTACGCTGGGCGGCAATTCCGGCTCTTGTGTCGTGGATCTGGAGACCAATCAGGTTATCGGGCTTCACTTCAGTGGCCGCTATCTCGAAGCCAACAAGGCCGTGGCCCTGTGGGCGCTCCGCAATGATCCGCTGATCAGGCAGGCTAGTGTGCACTTCGACTGA
- a CDS encoding AAA family ATPase: MALLCLSFLGPLALFDEDQLLPLPATQKSQSLLAYLVMHCHRTQRRARLAGMFWPDVPEARARRNLNTALWQIRRVLPSGDYLFTSAQEVQFNSRSAYWLDVAEFESLLSSLPPGGTENPAQLVRLQQAVSLYRGDFLAGFYDDWVIEERYRLEAAFLEALARLALACQREGKYADALNYAQQLLHYDSLREDIHRLVIYLHLTLGDTVAAVRQCNRCLTLLKAELGVEPSPETLALCRPLFHGPWPTGEEMDIGPTVRPSPRQASLQVPPLVGRDRELGLLLAAWQEAVAGHGRTILVSGEAGVGKTRLVTELAQSTGWRDSLALWGCCYEYPGSLPYQPLTEALEAGLRFVPRLRLDTLSPWMLAEVSWLVPALRQRCPDLPPPAPLAPAHAQARLFIALTDFLAVMSAQMPLLLVLEDLHWAGEPMLAFFHYLARHLGDKRLLLVGTYRHEYITAEHPLVGIARELSRERLLSDIRLDRLSAEAVTHFIGALTDLEDRGVSLAQHLYQATGGNPFFLIETLRALAESGNLDAGTKIDALTLPIPPSVRALILDRAARITPEARDLLNLAAVAGREFDLDLLEAAWGRGEEATLQALDDLLRYHLVRENPGQRDYIFDHDLICEVVYQALHHHRRRHLHRLVGHALQQLADKLPRPPVSALAYHFYHGRGHDPTLAARYGLEAGDQALSHYARREALHWYRQSRTLLDDAGLTPASAPPLAEIYTRLCLGKGNVLFLLGERESAEAALQEGLRWANALGDRAARADLLCALGRTALEAGDFVVTKDYFRQAATQYQALQDRTGLAEALHRLARTAYDAGDDPAETETLSQQVLALSQEIDDLNQGGLARWALGRIHYRRAQFAAADAYYGRALDCFRQVGNREDEGWTHLLWGLVYGMRYELAEAAAHFEASEAIFRDLEQPLGIGASLTQRGMVYLRRGELDQAQALWGQALDIFRTLGSRWEQAAVLWRLGLSAYQRGALDEALTHLSEGGALAQAIRHRELCLLIHLTAGDVHAAAGDWPAAEAAYSDALALGRATDDRRFLPRICCGLAGVALARGDAVGAGQWLREGRTLAASEDVEAQGMLFRLAGEVAAAQGLLEDALALLRRSVAILSGPPVPFELARSQHALACLETRHL; the protein is encoded by the coding sequence ATGGCCCTCCTGTGCCTGTCTTTTCTGGGGCCACTGGCGCTGTTCGACGAAGACCAGCTGCTGCCCCTGCCCGCAACGCAGAAATCGCAGTCGTTGCTGGCCTATTTGGTGATGCACTGCCACCGTACCCAACGCCGGGCCCGGCTAGCGGGTATGTTTTGGCCCGATGTGCCGGAGGCACGAGCACGCCGCAACCTCAATACCGCCCTCTGGCAAATCCGCCGCGTGTTGCCCTCTGGCGATTATCTCTTCACCAGCGCTCAGGAGGTGCAATTCAATTCCCGTAGCGCCTACTGGCTGGATGTGGCCGAATTTGAGTCGTTGCTTTCCTCACTGCCGCCGGGCGGAACCGAAAACCCTGCACAGTTGGTGCGCTTGCAGCAGGCTGTATCCCTCTACCGCGGGGATTTTCTCGCCGGATTCTACGACGATTGGGTGATAGAGGAACGCTACCGCCTGGAAGCGGCGTTCCTGGAAGCACTGGCACGCTTGGCGCTGGCCTGTCAGCGAGAGGGCAAATACGCCGACGCTCTGAATTACGCGCAACAATTGTTACATTATGACTCCCTGCGCGAAGACATCCATCGTCTGGTAATCTATCTGCATCTGACTCTGGGTGACACGGTGGCGGCGGTGCGCCAGTGCAATCGCTGCCTGACCCTGCTGAAAGCCGAACTGGGTGTGGAACCCAGCCCCGAGACGTTGGCTCTATGCCGTCCCCTGTTTCATGGCCCTTGGCCCACCGGCGAGGAGATGGACATCGGTCCGACTGTGCGCCCAAGCCCCCGGCAGGCATCGCTCCAAGTGCCACCTTTGGTGGGACGTGACCGCGAATTGGGCCTTCTCTTGGCAGCCTGGCAGGAGGCAGTCGCCGGACACGGTCGGACGATCCTGGTGAGTGGCGAGGCCGGTGTGGGGAAGACCCGTCTGGTCACCGAACTGGCCCAGTCCACCGGCTGGCGCGATAGCCTCGCGCTGTGGGGGTGTTGCTATGAATATCCGGGTTCGCTGCCTTATCAACCTTTGACCGAAGCGCTTGAGGCTGGCCTGCGGTTTGTGCCTCGCCTGCGCCTGGACACGCTATCCCCCTGGATGCTGGCCGAGGTATCCTGGCTCGTGCCCGCCTTACGCCAACGCTGCCCAGACCTTCCTCCACCCGCACCCCTTGCGCCCGCCCACGCCCAGGCCCGCCTATTTATCGCCCTCACCGACTTCCTCGCGGTGATGTCTGCCCAGATGCCCTTACTACTGGTACTGGAGGACCTGCATTGGGCTGGCGAACCGATGCTGGCCTTCTTCCATTACCTGGCCCGGCACCTGGGCGATAAACGCCTGTTGCTGGTGGGCACTTACCGACATGAGTACATAACCGCTGAACACCCTCTGGTCGGCATAGCGCGCGAACTGAGCCGCGAGAGATTGCTCTCCGACATCCGATTGGACCGCCTGTCCGCCGAGGCGGTAACTCATTTCATCGGCGCTCTCACCGACCTGGAGGATCGAGGTGTGTCTCTGGCCCAACATCTCTACCAGGCCACGGGTGGCAATCCCTTTTTCCTCATCGAGACATTGCGTGCCCTGGCGGAAAGTGGGAACCTGGATGCGGGAACGAAAATAGACGCGCTGACGCTACCCATTCCCCCGTCGGTGCGCGCCCTCATCTTGGATCGGGCTGCCCGAATCACCCCAGAGGCACGCGACCTGCTCAATTTGGCAGCCGTGGCCGGACGTGAGTTCGATCTGGACTTGCTGGAGGCAGCCTGGGGCAGGGGCGAGGAAGCAACCTTGCAGGCCCTGGATGACCTCTTGCGCTACCACCTCGTGCGCGAGAACCCAGGGCAACGCGATTATATTTTCGATCACGATCTCATCTGCGAGGTAGTATATCAGGCTTTGCATCACCATCGTCGGCGGCATCTGCACCGTTTGGTGGGTCACGCCCTACAGCAACTGGCCGACAAGTTACCGCGCCCGCCGGTGTCGGCCTTAGCCTATCACTTCTACCATGGCCGTGGCCACGACCCCACATTGGCTGCACGCTACGGCCTGGAGGCTGGCGACCAAGCTCTATCCCACTATGCTCGGCGCGAGGCTCTACACTGGTATCGCCAGAGCCGTACCCTCCTGGACGATGCTGGTCTGACGCCAGCCAGTGCGCCACCATTGGCCGAGATTTATACGCGCCTTTGTCTGGGCAAAGGAAACGTTTTGTTTCTCTTGGGTGAAAGGGAATCAGCGGAGGCCGCCTTGCAAGAGGGCCTGCGTTGGGCCAATGCCCTGGGCGATCGGGCAGCCCGCGCCGATCTCTTGTGCGCGCTGGGGCGCACTGCTCTTGAGGCGGGCGACTTCGTCGTGACCAAAGACTACTTCCGCCAGGCGGCAACACAGTACCAGGCTCTGCAGGATCGCACCGGCCTGGCCGAAGCCCTCCACCGCTTGGCACGCACAGCCTACGATGCCGGCGACGATCCCGCTGAGACCGAGACCCTTTCGCAGCAAGTCCTGGCCCTGAGCCAGGAGATCGACGACCTGAACCAGGGAGGGCTTGCTCGCTGGGCGTTGGGCCGCATCCATTACCGCCGTGCGCAGTTCGCCGCTGCCGACGCCTATTATGGCCGCGCCCTGGACTGTTTCCGCCAGGTGGGCAACCGAGAGGATGAGGGATGGACACATCTCCTATGGGGGCTAGTCTATGGGATGCGCTACGAACTGGCGGAGGCGGCCGCGCATTTCGAAGCCTCTGAGGCCATCTTCCGCGACTTAGAACAGCCCCTGGGCATCGGCGCCAGCCTGACCCAACGCGGGATGGTGTACCTGCGGCGCGGCGAACTGGATCAGGCGCAGGCGCTCTGGGGGCAGGCCCTGGATATCTTCCGGACCCTGGGCAGCCGGTGGGAGCAAGCGGCGGTCCTATGGCGCTTGGGGCTGTCCGCCTATCAGCGCGGCGCTCTGGACGAGGCGCTGACCCATCTGTCTGAAGGCGGGGCACTGGCCCAAGCCATTCGTCATCGCGAACTGTGCCTGTTGATCCACCTGACGGCGGGTGACGTCCACGCTGCAGCCGGAGATTGGCCGGCCGCCGAAGCAGCCTACAGCGATGCCCTGGCGCTCGGGCGTGCTACCGATGACCGGCGCTTCCTACCGCGCATCTGTTGTGGCCTGGCCGGGGTAGCCCTGGCCCGCGGCGATGCAGTAGGAGCCGGCCAATGGTTGCGGGAGGGACGCACCCTGGCCGCATCGGAGGACGTGGAGGCGCAGGGGATGCTGTTCCGGTTGGCAGGCGAAGTCGCCGCCGCCCAGGGATTATTAGAGGACGCCCTGGCTCTGCTGCGACGCAGTGTGGCCATCCTGTCCGGTCCCCCCGTCCCCTTTGAATTGGCCCGTAGCCAGCACGCCTTAGCCTGTCTGGAGACAAGGCATTTGTAG